A stretch of the Littorina saxatilis isolate snail1 unplaced genomic scaffold, US_GU_Lsax_2.0 scaffold_484, whole genome shotgun sequence genome encodes the following:
- the LOC138956624 gene encoding protein draper-like translates to MCGQCVRGDGCNGTNGHCPDGCEAGYQPPLCNKSCENKTYGDNCREQCGRCENSAACNVFNGSCQACEGKFALPLCKECVDGYFGANCSVECGQCSNNAACNKTTGYCPGVCQPGYELPLCKQECQNKTYGENCREQCGRCENSAACDVFNGSCHACDGNYSIPLCTECMDGYHGNECRERCGQCADNDVCGKVTGHCPNGCPAGYQPPYCNTTCEANRYGKDCKEQCGQCSNSRPCDVFNGTCEACLDGSSLPMCKASEQNQEDPDTNSNQGGVIGGAIGAVVVVAAAVVIVVLVVRRKRKQKEQGSGSPPTSLQSEHGRGITEPPLTSLQETPVKPTAKPSVAVKPFIRPKKTKTENSNAEDSQHIYANAPTTTAQSIPATTTNPPRQAELTQTSDTAPEPQSTEEDDEGALDDEAPVYGNVGNVYAMFKASKPELDRVQKYLVDKLASERLREEFR, encoded by the exons ATGTGTGGTCAGTGCGTACGGGGTGACGGGTGCAACGGAACTAACGGACATTGCCCTGATGGATGTGAAGCTGGATATCAACCGCCCTTGTGCAACAAAT CGTGTGAGAACAAGACATACGGTGACAACTGCAGAGAACAGTGTGGTCGGTGTGAGAACTCTGCTGCCTGTAACGTCTTCAACGGTTCTTGTCAGGCTTGCGAGGGGAAGTTTGCTCTTCCATTGTGCAAAG AGTGTGTTGACGGCTACTTTGGTGCGAACTGCAGCGTGGAGTGTGGTCAGTGTTCAAACAACGCTGCGTGCAACAAGACCACTGGATACTGTCCTGGCGTGTGTCAGCCCGGGTATGAACTACCACTCTGTAAGCAAG AGTGCCAAAACAAGACATACGGCGAGAACTGCAGAGAACAGTGTGGTCGGTGTGAGAACTCTGCTGCCTGTGACGTCTTCAACGGTTCCTGTCATGCCTGTGATGGGAATTACTCTATTCCACTGTGCACAG AGTGTATGGACGGTTACCATGGCAATGAATGCAGAGAACGGTGTGGCCAGTGTGCGGACAACGATGTCTGTGGCAAGGTCACTGGACACTGTCCTAACGGATGTCCGGCTGGGTATCAACCACCGTACTGCAACACGA CGTGCGAGGCCAACAGATACGGCAAAGACTGCAAGGAGCAGTGTGGCCAATGCAGCAACTCCAGACCTTGCGACGTCTTCAACGGAACGTGTGAGGCCTGTCTGGACGGTTCCAGTCTGCCAATGTGCAAGG CCTCAGAACAGAACCAGGAAGATCCCGACACAAATTCCAACCAAGGAGGTGTCATTGGGGGCGCCATTGGTGCTGTGGTGGTTGTCGCTGCTgctgttgtcattgttgttcttgttgtcag ACGCAAGCGGAAACAGAAGGAGCAAGGTTCGGGCTCACCACCCACGAGTTTGCAGTCTGAACATGGAAGAGGCATTACGGAACCCCCATTAACTTCGCTTCAAG AAACTCCCGTAAAACCCACAGCCAAACCGAGTGTAGCCGTCAAACCGTTCATCcgaccaaagaagacaaaaacCGAGAACAGCAATGCCGAGGATAGCCAACACATCTACGCCAACGCCCCCACTACCACCGCCCAGTCAATACCAGCTACGACAACAAACCCACCAAGACAAGCCGAACTAACCCAAACAAGTGATACGGCTCCAGAACCACAGTCAACTGAAGAAGACGACGAGGGTGCACTCGATGACGAAGCGCCGGTTTACGGCAACGTAGGCAACGTGTATGCTATGTTCAAGGCCTCCAAGCCAGAACTTGACAGGGTGCAGAAGTACCTGGTGGACAAGCTGGCTTCTGAACGGCTTCGTGAAGAATTTCGG